One part of the Sulfolobus tengchongensis genome encodes these proteins:
- a CDS encoding lipoate--protein ligase yields MSWRFVSLPPQDGYHMITSFVAVAEYINNGGKNTFLVFYAKEPFVNVGVHQEVWLEVDLEFARKMGIPVVRRDLGGGTVVITPGEHDYFIVIRQEDAPKNPNELYQKFLTPVVNVLRSYGLNASLRDQDIVVNGKKISGNGAMTHGNAVVIAGNILLSLDVDLISKCIKVPTEKFRDKMAKDMSEWLTSLEKELGYIPPREEINKKLKEAFEKDLGIKFEESTLTPEEIELWEKLAKEKANEEWIFYKDNRHPDIHTERCVKISSAVALCHVDYKARKLLRITLKVVNRKIDEISISGDFFVMSPKGFIEYLEDKLRGVPVRIDEIKEVIVNVFNEKKPIIFGFDENDLANAIAEILNKPEIQEVI; encoded by the coding sequence ATGAGTTGGAGATTTGTATCTCTCCCTCCACAAGACGGCTACCATATGATTACTTCATTCGTGGCTGTGGCAGAATATATAAATAATGGGGGTAAAAACACATTCTTAGTTTTTTACGCCAAGGAGCCTTTCGTAAATGTAGGAGTTCATCAAGAAGTATGGTTAGAAGTTGACTTAGAATTCGCTAGAAAAATGGGAATACCAGTTGTTAGACGTGACCTAGGAGGAGGAACTGTTGTAATAACCCCAGGTGAGCATGACTACTTTATCGTGATCAGGCAAGAAGATGCACCAAAAAATCCAAATGAATTATATCAGAAATTCTTAACTCCCGTTGTTAATGTTTTACGCTCATACGGCTTAAACGCTAGTTTAAGAGATCAAGACATAGTTGTAAATGGAAAAAAGATCAGTGGAAATGGAGCTATGACCCATGGTAATGCCGTAGTAATAGCCGGCAACATATTGTTAAGCCTTGACGTCGATTTGATTAGCAAATGCATAAAGGTTCCTACAGAAAAATTCAGAGATAAGATGGCTAAGGATATGTCAGAGTGGTTAACATCATTAGAAAAAGAATTAGGGTACATCCCACCTAGAGAAGAGATAAATAAGAAATTAAAGGAAGCTTTTGAGAAAGACCTAGGCATTAAATTTGAGGAAAGCACACTAACGCCTGAGGAAATAGAGCTATGGGAAAAATTAGCTAAAGAAAAAGCTAACGAAGAATGGATATTTTACAAGGATAATAGACATCCTGACATTCACACGGAAAGGTGCGTAAAAATTTCATCGGCAGTGGCCCTTTGCCATGTGGATTATAAGGCTAGAAAGTTATTGAGAATTACGCTGAAGGTTGTAAATAGAAAAATAGACGAGATTTCAATTTCTGGTGATTTCTTCGTAATGTCGCCGAAGGGTTTTATAGAATATTTAGAGGATAAATTAAGAGGTGTACCAGTTCGGATAGATGAAATAAAGGAAGTAATTGTTAATGTATTTAATGAGAAGAAACCCATAATATTTGGTTTTGATGAAAATGACCTAGCAAATGCCATAGCAGAGATCCTTAATAAACCTGAAATTCAAGAAGTAATTTAA
- the purE gene encoding 5-(carboxyamino)imidazole ribonucleotide mutase, with translation MPKVAVIMGSKNDWEYMKEAVEILKQFNVDYEVRVVSAHRTPEFMMQYAKEASERGIEVIIAGAGGAAHLPGMVASNTHLPVIGVPIPSKNLNGLDSLLSIVQMPYGVPVATVAIGGAKNAALLAIRILGIKYKDLAEKIKKFAESMRDDVLNTRLEA, from the coding sequence GTGCCAAAAGTAGCCGTAATTATGGGAAGTAAGAATGATTGGGAATATATGAAAGAAGCAGTTGAAATTTTAAAACAATTTAATGTTGATTATGAGGTTAGGGTAGTTTCAGCTCACAGAACGCCAGAGTTTATGATGCAATATGCCAAAGAAGCCTCAGAAAGAGGTATAGAAGTTATCATAGCTGGAGCTGGGGGTGCAGCCCATTTACCTGGTATGGTAGCTTCTAATACACATCTTCCAGTTATAGGAGTTCCGATTCCCTCAAAAAACTTAAATGGTCTTGATTCCTTGCTCTCAATAGTTCAGATGCCCTATGGGGTACCTGTTGCTACTGTGGCAATAGGGGGAGCCAAGAATGCCGCGCTATTAGCAATAAGAATCTTAGGAATAAAGTATAAAGATTTAGCAGAAAAAATTAAAAAATTCGCAGAAAGTATGAGAGATGATGTCCTCAATACTAGACTGGAAGCCTAA
- a CDS encoding ABC transporter ATP-binding protein, translating to MNVEKLENVTKVYEGSVKTVALKEINLAIEEGEFLAILGPSGSGKSTLLSILGVLDRPSKGKVYIYEKDITLLSDSEISKIRNEYIGFVFQNFNLIPRLSILQNVELPLVARGVPKKKREEIALASLKLVGLDGLASKKPSELSGGQQQRVAIARALAQNPKIILADEPTGNLDSFNAKIVMDIFKRVNEELKTTIVVVTHDKEVASYARRRIYIKDGKIVGEES from the coding sequence ATGAACGTAGAGAAACTAGAAAATGTTACTAAAGTTTATGAAGGAAGTGTTAAAACAGTAGCACTGAAAGAGATCAATCTAGCAATTGAGGAGGGTGAATTTTTAGCAATATTGGGACCTTCTGGTAGTGGAAAATCCACGTTATTATCCATTTTGGGAGTATTAGATAGACCGTCTAAAGGTAAGGTTTACATTTATGAAAAGGATATAACGCTTCTAAGTGACAGTGAAATTTCTAAAATCAGAAATGAATACATAGGCTTTGTATTTCAAAATTTCAATCTAATTCCTAGATTAAGTATTCTACAAAACGTTGAATTGCCATTAGTAGCTAGGGGTGTACCAAAAAAGAAAAGAGAAGAGATTGCATTGGCTTCGCTAAAACTCGTAGGACTAGATGGATTAGCTAGTAAGAAACCAAGTGAACTTTCTGGCGGACAACAGCAAAGAGTTGCCATAGCCCGCGCTTTGGCTCAGAATCCGAAAATAATATTAGCTGATGAACCTACTGGCAATTTAGACAGTTTTAACGCCAAAATCGTAATGGATATATTCAAAAGAGTAAATGAGGAATTAAAAACCACAATAGTAGTAGTTACACATGATAAGGAAGTCGCTAGTTATGCTAGAAGAAGAATATACATCAAAGATGGTAAGATCGTTGGTGAAGAAAGTTGA
- a CDS encoding winged helix-turn-helix domain-containing protein, which translates to MKFKFKIWIETEGGKPLIGKGGVRLLRAIEQTGSLSSASKSVGVSYKFAWEYVKRINEILTDSVEMKKGGKNAGGSKVSDKLDKILSIYEEAEKDISQLLEKYNKKINEILNDEKINSQ; encoded by the coding sequence ATGAAGTTCAAATTTAAAATTTGGATTGAGACAGAGGGAGGCAAACCACTTATTGGTAAAGGTGGAGTGAGGCTATTAAGAGCCATTGAGCAAACCGGATCTTTATCAAGTGCCTCTAAATCTGTAGGGGTATCGTATAAGTTCGCTTGGGAGTATGTTAAAAGAATAAACGAAATTTTGACTGATTCTGTAGAGATGAAAAAAGGTGGAAAGAATGCCGGAGGCTCTAAGGTCAGTGATAAGTTAGACAAGATATTAAGTATATATGAAGAAGCAGAGAAAGATATTTCACAACTATTAGAGAAGTATAATAAGAAGATAAACGAAATTTTGAATGATGAAAAAATTAATAGCCAGTAG
- the purK gene encoding 5-(carboxyamino)imidazole ribonucleotide synthase → MSSILDWKPKIGILGGGQLGWMMILEGRKFPFTFYVLENDKNAPGCKIADRCFSPQEYREFVDNSDIVTFEFEHVYDKALEYAEDNGKLLPRLNSVELKRERYKEKLFYKEHNLPTPRFFVAENGEEALKILKDEFNNTGVIKESKGGYDGKGQYFIFNDVEKYDFLREKKDKMVVEEYVKFDFEASVIIVRDKKGVFINYPPTYNYNEKGILVYNYGPYNNQEIVNVAKRLSEELDYIGTMGVEVFVVKGRVLINEFAPRVHNTGHYTLDGALISQFEQHLRAIIGMDLGPATVISPSGMVNILGTDRIPSEVLKYGKVYWYSKAEVRKRRKMGHVNVVGDNLEDVKQKIDKIMQLIYPNGLDL, encoded by the coding sequence ATGTCCTCAATACTAGACTGGAAGCCTAAAATCGGGATTCTAGGAGGAGGACAACTAGGCTGGATGATGATATTAGAGGGTAGAAAATTTCCGTTTACTTTTTACGTTTTAGAGAACGATAAAAATGCACCAGGCTGTAAAATAGCTGATAGATGTTTTTCTCCTCAAGAATATAGGGAATTTGTCGATAATTCAGATATTGTTACGTTTGAATTTGAGCATGTTTATGATAAGGCTTTAGAATATGCTGAAGATAATGGTAAACTCCTTCCTAGACTTAACTCAGTTGAATTAAAGAGAGAAAGATATAAAGAGAAACTTTTTTACAAGGAGCACAATCTGCCAACTCCTAGATTTTTCGTGGCCGAAAACGGCGAAGAGGCGTTAAAAATATTGAAGGACGAATTTAACAATACTGGGGTGATAAAGGAATCTAAAGGAGGATATGATGGGAAAGGGCAGTATTTTATATTCAACGATGTAGAAAAATATGATTTTCTTAGGGAGAAAAAGGATAAGATGGTCGTAGAGGAATATGTTAAGTTTGATTTTGAGGCTTCAGTTATAATTGTAAGAGACAAGAAGGGAGTCTTTATCAACTATCCACCCACGTATAATTATAATGAGAAAGGTATTCTAGTGTATAACTATGGTCCTTATAACAATCAAGAGATAGTTAATGTAGCTAAAAGATTATCTGAAGAGTTGGACTATATTGGCACTATGGGTGTAGAGGTCTTTGTAGTAAAGGGTAGGGTGTTAATTAATGAATTTGCACCTAGAGTTCATAATACGGGACATTATACTCTGGATGGTGCGCTTATATCCCAATTTGAGCAACATTTAAGAGCCATAATTGGAATGGATTTAGGTCCGGCAACCGTTATTTCACCCAGTGGGATGGTAAACATATTAGGAACAGATAGGATACCATCCGAGGTATTAAAATATGGGAAAGTTTATTGGTACTCTAAGGCTGAGGTTAGAAAGAGAAGGAAAATGGGGCATGTAAATGTAGTAGGAGATAATCTTGAAGACGTTAAGCAAAAAATTGATAAAATTATGCAACTAATTTATCCTAATGGGTTAGATTTATGA
- a CDS encoding class II fumarate hydratase, giving the protein MKYTETAPKLFMNTGTRFPRRIIWAMGILKKACAKVNSDLGLLDKRIADSIIRATEDLIEGRLDDKIILDVFQTGSGTGLNMNVNEVIAELASSYSNLKVHPNDHVNFGQSSNDTVPTAIRIASVAEVTNRLLPALQKIITSLNSKAEQYKDVIKSGRTHLRDALPVTLGQELSAYADAFQHEREQILNILEYAKELPIGGTATGTGLNTHPEFQERVINEINRITGLGFKPANRFRAMRLLTDLLLLSGSLRNIAVNLYRLGQDIRLMFSGPFTGLNEIDLPTQEEIAGSSIMPGKTNPVTVEAALLVSAQVVGLDHANQFASMLGEFELSMGIPLVGYNIVTQVDLISEALEKMSTLVIDGMVANVEKMKRYAESSPSLITVLSPVIGYDKASEIGKKLNKGMSIREALRELGYTDEEINKILDLSKLVRPGFTAK; this is encoded by the coding sequence ATGAAATATACCGAGACTGCCCCTAAGCTTTTTATGAATACAGGGACGAGATTTCCTAGAAGGATCATATGGGCGATGGGAATATTGAAGAAAGCTTGTGCTAAAGTCAACTCAGATTTGGGTTTATTAGACAAAAGAATAGCAGATTCAATTATTAGGGCTACTGAAGATCTAATTGAAGGAAGGTTAGATGATAAAATAATTCTGGACGTGTTTCAAACTGGATCTGGAACTGGTCTTAATATGAATGTTAATGAAGTTATAGCTGAACTAGCATCTAGTTATTCTAACCTTAAGGTTCATCCTAATGATCATGTAAATTTTGGTCAATCCTCAAACGATACTGTGCCTACAGCCATACGAATAGCTTCAGTAGCTGAAGTTACAAATAGGCTACTTCCAGCCTTACAAAAAATTATAACTTCTCTAAATAGTAAGGCAGAACAGTATAAAGACGTCATAAAGTCCGGCAGGACACACTTAAGAGACGCCTTGCCAGTAACTTTAGGTCAAGAACTTTCAGCTTACGCTGATGCCTTTCAACACGAACGTGAACAAATTTTGAATATTTTAGAATATGCTAAAGAATTACCAATTGGTGGAACTGCAACGGGAACTGGTCTAAACACTCATCCAGAATTTCAAGAAAGAGTTATAAATGAGATAAACAGAATTACTGGGTTAGGTTTCAAACCGGCTAATAGGTTTAGGGCAATGAGACTGCTAACTGATTTATTATTATTAAGTGGTTCGTTAAGAAATATTGCAGTGAACTTGTATAGATTAGGACAAGATATAAGGCTAATGTTCTCTGGACCTTTCACTGGTCTTAATGAAATCGATCTTCCAACTCAAGAGGAAATTGCGGGAAGTTCCATAATGCCAGGGAAGACTAATCCAGTTACTGTCGAGGCGGCTTTATTAGTTTCCGCTCAAGTAGTGGGATTAGATCATGCTAATCAATTTGCTTCAATGCTAGGCGAATTTGAGTTATCAATGGGAATTCCATTAGTGGGATATAATATAGTTACTCAAGTTGATCTAATTTCTGAAGCCTTAGAAAAAATGTCAACGTTAGTTATTGATGGGATGGTCGCTAATGTGGAAAAGATGAAAAGATATGCAGAGTCATCTCCTTCACTTATAACTGTGCTTTCTCCAGTAATAGGTTATGACAAGGCTTCAGAAATTGGAAAGAAGCTTAATAAGGGTATGTCAATACGTGAAGCCTTAAGAGAATTGGGATATACCGATGAAGAGATAAATAAAATATTAGATTTAAGTAAGTTAGTTAGGCCGGGCTTTACAGCCAAGTAA
- a CDS encoding glycine cleavage system protein H, protein MVVESNCELPENLYYYIEGKNTVWARLEGSDTIVVGITDLAQTMAGKIVKVRIKKKGTKVEKGRPVATMESGKWAGPVPAPVTGEVIEVNAEVEKSPVIINQDPYGKGWLVKMKISNPEELKQLFSGQQAIQKLKELIASEKLTCKRL, encoded by the coding sequence ATGGTAGTTGAATCAAACTGTGAATTACCAGAAAACTTATACTACTATATTGAAGGTAAAAATACCGTTTGGGCTAGGTTAGAAGGCTCTGATACAATAGTAGTAGGAATAACGGATCTAGCACAAACAATGGCGGGAAAAATAGTTAAGGTTAGAATAAAGAAAAAAGGTACTAAAGTTGAGAAGGGAAGGCCAGTAGCAACTATGGAGAGCGGGAAATGGGCTGGTCCAGTTCCCGCACCAGTTACTGGAGAGGTAATCGAAGTCAACGCTGAAGTTGAGAAGAGCCCAGTTATTATTAATCAAGATCCCTACGGAAAAGGATGGCTAGTAAAAATGAAAATTAGTAATCCAGAAGAGCTGAAACAATTATTTAGTGGTCAACAAGCAATACAGAAGCTAAAAGAATTGATAGCCTCAGAAAAATTAACTTGTAAGAGGCTATAA
- a CDS encoding ABC transporter permease has protein sequence MKILDFISYAFTSLRERKVRAILTILGIVVGPATIISINSMVLGYSHTIVTEISNYLSPYDIIVTPTGRGLSLTQYLILQLESIFGVKMVIPFYSFPALIRTSNGLEGATIFAVNIAQLKIAAPAMSLSQGYYPGAEVSYEAVVGYQLGNPQGGYTPIKINQVIQTIIFYNGNNFSKTFLVTGILNEYGSFLGVDVDRSIIVPLSFGQDISSSYSGAIIIVSSLGDVNYVVNQIKQKFGDSLNIVVAEEFIQLIDSTLQSLNGLLVSAGATSFVVSFMGVTTTMFTTVVERTKEIGILRALGFTQFDVLLLFLTEASIMGFIGSIIGLGIGSLVATLLTQEHFGLGFSFLKGLSVTPVFSLVFMLEVLAFSTILSVLAAFGPAYRASKLDPNKALRYE, from the coding sequence ATGAAAATACTGGATTTCATATCATATGCATTTACCTCACTAAGGGAGAGGAAAGTAAGAGCAATATTAACAATTCTTGGTATAGTAGTAGGCCCTGCTACTATAATATCAATAAATTCCATGGTCCTAGGATATTCCCATACAATAGTTACTGAGATTTCCAATTATCTTTCTCCTTACGACATCATTGTAACGCCAACTGGAAGAGGGCTAAGTTTAACTCAATATCTTATACTTCAGTTAGAGTCAATATTTGGAGTTAAAATGGTAATTCCTTTCTATTCTTTTCCAGCATTAATCAGAACTTCAAATGGGCTTGAAGGGGCAACAATTTTCGCTGTTAATATAGCTCAACTTAAAATCGCGGCCCCAGCCATGAGTCTATCTCAAGGATACTATCCTGGAGCTGAGGTAAGCTACGAAGCCGTAGTGGGATACCAATTAGGAAATCCACAAGGTGGATATACTCCAATAAAAATAAATCAAGTTATACAAACAATAATATTTTATAATGGAAATAATTTCAGTAAAACATTTCTAGTAACTGGAATCCTTAACGAGTATGGGAGTTTTTTGGGTGTAGATGTAGATAGATCGATAATTGTGCCGTTATCGTTTGGTCAGGATATTTCAAGCTCCTATAGTGGAGCTATAATAATTGTAAGTTCATTAGGTGACGTCAATTATGTTGTTAACCAAATAAAGCAAAAATTCGGTGACTCTTTAAATATAGTAGTTGCTGAAGAATTCATACAACTAATAGACAGTACTTTACAATCCCTTAACGGATTATTAGTATCTGCAGGTGCCACTTCCTTTGTAGTCTCGTTCATGGGAGTAACCACAACTATGTTCACAACAGTAGTTGAAAGAACAAAAGAAATAGGGATACTTAGAGCTTTAGGATTTACTCAATTTGATGTACTTTTGCTATTTCTAACTGAAGCTAGTATCATGGGATTTATAGGTAGTATAATAGGATTAGGTATAGGCTCTTTAGTAGCTACATTACTTACTCAAGAACATTTTGGACTAGGTTTCAGCTTCTTAAAAGGACTTTCAGTTACACCAGTGTTCTCACTGGTATTTATGTTAGAAGTGCTAGCATTTTCTACAATCTTAAGTGTATTAGCAGCCTTTGGTCCAGCTTATAGAGCATCAAAACTAGATCCAAATAAAGCATTAAGGTATGAGTAA
- a CDS encoding type 1 glutamine amidotransferase domain-containing protein, with translation MEPKKVLFLVGEEFEDIELLYPFYRVMEEGFKPVIAWKEANSKVTGKHGYTVVSDISFKDVRPEDYVALVIPGGRGPEHIRTLEEVKNITRKFFELKKPVAAICHGPQILISANLVKGRKLTSVASIKDDVIAAGGMYIDDSVVVDENLISSRVPSDLPQFASTLIKALKAIK, from the coding sequence ATGGAACCTAAGAAGGTCTTGTTCCTAGTTGGAGAGGAGTTCGAGGATATAGAATTGTTATATCCTTTCTATAGAGTAATGGAAGAGGGCTTTAAGCCAGTAATAGCGTGGAAGGAAGCTAATAGTAAGGTCACTGGAAAACATGGATATACTGTAGTTTCCGATATATCATTTAAAGACGTCAGACCAGAAGATTACGTAGCGTTAGTTATACCTGGCGGTAGAGGCCCAGAGCATATAAGAACCTTAGAAGAAGTTAAGAATATAACCAGAAAATTCTTTGAGCTAAAGAAACCAGTTGCTGCAATATGCCATGGTCCACAGATATTGATATCTGCAAATTTAGTTAAAGGAAGAAAATTAACATCAGTAGCCTCAATAAAGGATGATGTAATAGCAGCGGGAGGAATGTATATAGATGATAGTGTAGTGGTTGATGAAAATTTGATCTCATCAAGAGTTCCCAGCGATTTACCACAGTTTGCATCAACGTTAATTAAAGCCTTAAAAGCCATAAAATAA
- a CDS encoding FAD-binding protein, protein MAKKILVIEVKPIDENEIYQLIKDSKKNGKKIGVKGFGNHTRREINCDILIKTTETLNNFEIKGNTIVADSGADVKKIREEVLQNDLLFPSIYDGSIGGLLALNEPSSISTAFGTPWDFTEWVDFITVFGKIRWRIAIGSQGLLGIITKANMKLYQRPNRVFIYERELDEIKEFRLQLKKLISLKPLALLVEYEGDKKAFELHASYTIEHNLENYSKDEGIPVISEVSNKNGYVVEVKDFIEDFITIVEKVSPYYMYGIYGVNLLKVYVADDSSLKDFRYYPSNDTNPVFYKLKRIIDYYNIFA, encoded by the coding sequence TTGGCAAAGAAAATACTTGTGATAGAAGTAAAACCTATCGACGAAAACGAGATCTACCAACTAATTAAGGATTCTAAGAAGAATGGTAAAAAAATAGGAGTGAAAGGATTTGGTAATCACACAAGAAGAGAAATTAATTGCGATATATTGATAAAAACTACTGAGACTCTTAATAACTTTGAAATAAAAGGTAACACAATAGTAGCTGATAGCGGGGCCGATGTAAAAAAGATCAGAGAAGAAGTCTTACAGAATGATCTACTTTTCCCGTCAATCTATGATGGAAGTATAGGAGGGCTTTTAGCATTAAATGAGCCATCCAGTATATCTACAGCTTTTGGAACGCCTTGGGATTTCACGGAGTGGGTAGATTTCATAACTGTCTTTGGTAAAATTAGATGGAGAATAGCTATAGGTTCTCAAGGCTTATTGGGAATAATAACGAAAGCTAACATGAAATTGTATCAGAGACCTAATAGGGTGTTCATTTATGAGAGGGAATTAGATGAAATTAAGGAATTTAGACTTCAGTTGAAAAAATTAATAAGTTTGAAACCACTCGCATTACTAGTCGAATATGAGGGAGATAAGAAAGCATTTGAACTTCATGCTTCATATACTATTGAGCATAATTTGGAAAATTATTCTAAAGATGAGGGAATCCCAGTAATATCTGAAGTTTCGAATAAAAACGGTTATGTAGTGGAAGTAAAGGACTTTATTGAGGACTTTATAACTATTGTAGAAAAAGTTTCTCCATATTACATGTATGGAATATATGGGGTTAATCTTCTTAAGGTTTATGTAGCTGATGACTCTTCACTGAAGGATTTTAGATATTATCCTAGTAATGATACCAACCCTGTTTTTTACAAACTTAAGCGAATCATAGATTATTATAATATATTTGCATAA
- a CDS encoding helix-turn-helix domain-containing protein: MLVNIKELAILTLLSEGELSVREIEEYTGLPRKNLVKTIKKLEKKGYIQKKAYIRDDVIVEITEYGIEMLYKNFIYLRDLVNEMETVLCTKFDC; this comes from the coding sequence ATGCTGGTGAATATAAAGGAACTAGCTATACTAACCTTATTATCAGAGGGAGAATTAAGTGTGAGAGAGATAGAGGAGTATACTGGACTTCCGCGTAAGAATCTTGTAAAAACCATAAAGAAATTAGAGAAGAAGGGATACATACAAAAGAAGGCGTATATAAGAGATGATGTAATAGTGGAAATAACAGAATATGGTATTGAGATGCTATATAAAAACTTCATTTACCTAAGAGATTTAGTAAACGAAATGGAAACAGTTCTATGCACTAAATTTGATTGTTAA
- a CDS encoding OsmC family protein — MTIVTFTAEGRLEGDKVIVNLSDIELKIGMLGSEYPTPEEFCLASAISCIILTVYYIAKEKGVSIISIEGYIEGKMDTSGFQGKGDIPPGLQEVNYELVVRSQDDRINDILQEAERRCPMRDTLTRNVKVNIKWKIKS; from the coding sequence TTGACAATTGTAACTTTTACCGCGGAAGGTAGATTAGAAGGGGATAAGGTTATTGTAAATTTAAGTGATATTGAACTAAAAATAGGTATGTTAGGATCAGAGTATCCAACTCCAGAGGAGTTTTGCTTAGCATCAGCAATTTCTTGTATTATTTTGACAGTATACTATATAGCAAAAGAGAAAGGTGTATCAATAATTTCCATTGAAGGATACATTGAGGGAAAAATGGATACTAGTGGTTTTCAAGGAAAGGGCGATATTCCGCCAGGATTACAAGAGGTAAATTATGAATTAGTTGTTAGATCGCAAGATGATAGAATAAATGACATATTACAAGAGGCTGAAAGAAGATGTCCGATGAGAGATACACTGACTAGAAATGTTAAAGTAAATATTAAATGGAAAATCAAAAGCTAA